In a genomic window of Halobiforma lacisalsi AJ5:
- a CDS encoding D-2-hydroxyacid dehydrogenase, with protein MDSDPDVVVLREGTEGLSMDAYAERLRERLPGSDVALARTPREERELVAEAPVVTGIGIDEDLLEAADELELFAATSAGTEHLPKDALAARGVTVTNAGGIHAPGLAEQALGNMLVFARRLHEGWRRKRNGEWRHFQSGEFTGSTVTVLGLGSIGQALVQRLEGFDVETIGVRYTPEKGGPTDEVVGFDEAAIHDALARSEYVVVACPLTDTTRGLIGEAELATLPPEAVLVNVARGGIVDTDALVAALQKNKIRGAALDVTDPEPLPNDHPLWDLENCLITPHTGGHTPKHWDRMADIVAHNVDALEAGDGTEAFRNVVVAPDSS; from the coding sequence ATGGACAGCGATCCGGACGTCGTCGTCCTCCGCGAGGGGACCGAGGGACTGTCGATGGACGCCTACGCCGAACGGCTACGCGAACGACTGCCCGGCAGCGACGTCGCGCTCGCCCGGACGCCCCGCGAAGAGCGCGAACTCGTCGCCGAGGCCCCGGTCGTCACCGGCATCGGGATCGACGAGGACCTGCTCGAGGCCGCCGACGAACTCGAGTTGTTCGCCGCCACCTCGGCGGGGACCGAGCACCTCCCCAAGGACGCGCTCGCGGCCCGCGGTGTCACCGTCACCAACGCGGGCGGGATCCACGCGCCGGGGCTCGCCGAACAGGCGCTCGGCAACATGCTGGTCTTCGCCCGCCGACTCCACGAGGGCTGGCGACGCAAACGAAACGGCGAGTGGCGCCACTTCCAGTCGGGCGAGTTTACCGGCAGCACCGTCACCGTCCTGGGGTTGGGCTCGATCGGGCAGGCGCTCGTCCAGCGGCTCGAGGGGTTCGACGTCGAGACGATCGGCGTCCGCTACACCCCCGAGAAGGGCGGCCCGACCGACGAGGTCGTCGGCTTCGACGAGGCGGCGATCCACGACGCCCTCGCCCGCAGCGAGTACGTCGTCGTCGCCTGCCCGCTGACCGACACGACCCGCGGGCTGATCGGCGAGGCCGAACTCGCGACGCTGCCGCCGGAAGCCGTCCTCGTCAACGTCGCCCGCGGGGGAATCGTCGACACCGACGCCCTGGTCGCGGCCTTACAGAAGAACAAGATCCGTGGGGCCGCGCTCGACGTCACCGATCCCGAGCCGCTGCCCAACGATCACCCGCTGTGGGACCTCGAGAACTGTCTCATCACGCCCCACACGGGCGGTCACACGCCGAAACACTGGGATCGAATGGCCGACATCGTCGCGCACAATGTCGACGCGCTCGAGGCGGGCGACGGGACCGAGGCGTTCCGGAACGTCGTCGTCGCGCCCGACTCGAGCTAA
- a CDS encoding CDP-2,3-bis-(O-geranylgeranyl)-sn-glycerol synthase encodes MTLLETVVIAFWAMLPAYVPNNAAVLAGGGQPIDGGRTWGDERVLGDGKTWRGTAAGIAAGLALAGVLTLLADDVGAALGFAVPAFEPLAALGLAAGAMLGDILASFLKRRTGRQRGAMFPGLDQLDFVVVSLPLTALLATEWFLEWFTWDVILVVVVLTPVLHVTTNVVAYNLGLKDEPW; translated from the coding sequence ATGACACTACTCGAGACGGTCGTGATCGCGTTCTGGGCGATGTTGCCCGCCTACGTGCCGAACAACGCCGCGGTTCTCGCGGGGGGCGGCCAGCCCATCGACGGCGGACGAACGTGGGGTGACGAGCGCGTCCTCGGCGACGGGAAGACCTGGCGCGGCACCGCGGCGGGGATCGCCGCCGGACTGGCGCTTGCGGGCGTGTTGACGCTGCTGGCCGACGACGTCGGCGCGGCGCTCGGGTTCGCGGTCCCGGCGTTCGAACCGCTGGCCGCGCTGGGACTGGCCGCCGGGGCGATGCTCGGCGACATCCTCGCGTCGTTCCTCAAGCGCCGCACGGGTCGCCAGCGCGGGGCAATGTTCCCCGGCCTCGACCAGCTTGACTTCGTGGTCGTCTCGCTGCCGCTCACGGCGCTGCTGGCGACCGAGTGGTTCCTCGAGTGGTTCACCTGGGACGTGATCCTCGTCGTCGTCGTGCTCACGCCCGTGTTGCACGTGACGACGAACGTGGTCGCGTACAATCTCGGGCTGAAGGACGAACCCTGGTAG
- a CDS encoding alpha/beta hydrolase, giving the protein MTLPRADEPHPDVQSFLRMYESVDVPDFEEVSPAEARELFEQLQVGAGAEIGLESVEDRTIDGPDGDLPIRYYEPRAEPADEPLVLYFHGGGWVIGGLETHDVTCRKLADESGYPVVSVDYRLAPEHPFPAALRDCYAALEWAAEAAPDLEADPDRIALAGDSAGGNLAAATALFARDHGDPEPAYQLLIYPSTGDVTATAAYEENAEGYFLTADEVDWFGEQYFADEVDRGNVYALPRRAYDLSDLPPATVVTAGFDPLRDDGGAYADRLEDAGVPVAHHHYDDVVHGFFSMVGGPIDLERAHEAYDDAVTDLRDALE; this is encoded by the coding sequence ATGACACTCCCGCGCGCCGACGAACCCCACCCCGACGTGCAGTCGTTTCTCCGCATGTACGAGTCGGTCGACGTCCCCGACTTCGAGGAGGTCTCGCCCGCGGAGGCCCGAGAGCTGTTCGAACAGCTCCAGGTCGGGGCCGGGGCGGAGATCGGCCTCGAGAGCGTCGAGGACCGGACGATCGACGGCCCGGACGGCGACCTGCCGATCCGGTACTACGAGCCGCGAGCAGAGCCCGCGGACGAACCGCTCGTCCTCTACTTCCACGGCGGGGGCTGGGTGATCGGAGGCCTCGAGACCCACGACGTGACCTGCCGGAAACTCGCCGACGAGTCGGGCTACCCCGTCGTCAGCGTTGACTACCGGCTCGCACCCGAACACCCCTTCCCCGCGGCGCTACGGGACTGCTACGCCGCCCTCGAGTGGGCGGCCGAGGCCGCGCCCGACCTCGAGGCCGATCCGGATCGGATCGCCCTCGCGGGCGACAGCGCGGGCGGGAACCTCGCGGCCGCGACGGCGCTTTTCGCGCGCGATCACGGCGATCCCGAGCCGGCATACCAGTTGCTGATCTACCCGAGCACGGGCGACGTCACCGCAACCGCGGCCTACGAGGAAAACGCCGAGGGGTACTTCCTGACCGCCGACGAGGTCGACTGGTTCGGCGAGCAGTACTTCGCCGACGAGGTCGACCGGGGGAACGTCTACGCGCTCCCTCGTCGCGCCTACGACCTGTCGGACCTGCCGCCCGCGACGGTCGTCACCGCGGGGTTCGACCCCCTGCGTGACGACGGCGGGGCCTACGCCGACCGCCTCGAGGACGCGGGCGTTCCGGTCGCGCATCACCACTACGACGACGTCGTCCACGGGTTCTTCTCGATGGTCGGCGGCCCGATCGACCTGGAGCGCGCCCACGAGGCCTACGACGACGCCGTGACGGATCTCCGGGACGCGCTCGAGTAG
- the pyrE gene encoding orotate phosphoribosyltransferase, translating to MTTQDTQDLIDALRNADAVQFGEFELSHGGTSEYYVDKYLFETDPTCLEAVAEAFADRVGDDDKLAGVALGAVPLAAATSVAADVPYVIARKQRKEYGTGNLIEGRLEEGEEVVVLEDIVTTGTSLVEAIEALREAGATVDRALVVVDREEGGRENVEDADVEMESLVTASELLADRD from the coding sequence ATGACGACCCAGGACACCCAGGACCTCATCGACGCGCTCCGGAACGCCGACGCCGTCCAGTTCGGCGAGTTCGAACTCTCCCACGGCGGCACGAGCGAGTACTACGTCGACAAGTACCTCTTCGAGACGGACCCGACCTGTCTCGAGGCCGTCGCCGAGGCCTTCGCCGACCGCGTGGGCGACGACGACAAACTCGCCGGCGTCGCGCTGGGTGCGGTTCCGCTCGCGGCGGCGACGAGCGTCGCGGCCGACGTTCCTTACGTCATCGCGCGCAAGCAGCGCAAGGAGTACGGCACCGGAAACCTGATCGAGGGTCGACTCGAGGAGGGCGAGGAGGTCGTCGTCTTAGAGGACATCGTGACGACGGGGACGAGCCTGGTCGAGGCCATCGAGGCGCTGCGCGAGGCCGGCGCGACGGTAGACCGCGCGCTCGTCGTCGTCGACCGGGAGGAGGGCGGCCGCGAGAACGTCGAGGACGCCGACGTCGAGATGGAGTCGCTGGTGACCGCGAGCGAGTTGCTGGCCGATCGGGACTGA
- a CDS encoding DUF7322 domain-containing protein, which produces MLLDPSDDDPFEDPFEDPFAGDPLEDPFDGSGNEGPGGDDDLEAAMSSIDRATLLAFVTVGVLVHAGVFAAALGPMLIGFRGQWVVGGALTAGGVLVLVLSVAVYRRYRARQ; this is translated from the coding sequence GTGCTCCTGGACCCATCGGACGACGATCCGTTCGAAGACCCGTTCGAGGATCCCTTCGCCGGCGACCCGCTCGAGGATCCGTTCGACGGGTCCGGAAACGAAGGCCCGGGCGGCGACGACGACCTCGAGGCGGCAATGTCGTCGATCGATCGGGCGACCCTGCTCGCGTTCGTCACCGTCGGTGTCCTCGTCCATGCCGGGGTGTTCGCCGCGGCCCTCGGCCCGATGCTGATCGGCTTTCGGGGCCAGTGGGTCGTCGGCGGAGCGCTGACCGCCGGCGGGGTTCTGGTGCTCGTACTCTCGGTAGCCGTCTACCGCCGGTACAGGGCCCGGCAGTGA